In the Haloferula helveola genome, one interval contains:
- a CDS encoding DUF7594 domain-containing protein: MIPDVYRLAAITLVAGLTLLAPAAAGAEPEYSKLWGKDGELWKPDGTHTKLLDFTDVGYMQGDVRIPDWPVGVDIRDFGAVGDGEHDDTQAFVDAIDACPPKTAVFIPEGRYMITRQIVIEKDHIVLRGEDMYGSVLWFPKYLTEIYKFEEGYLPEKLMAVAYDENGKSYLGRSLYEEFPAHDKDGTPVKLPKPLTRLARGGHPKNSGFIRMQGGTHKCIENLSFEFRDQKKGDHWEFVGADPVKYFGVTDAWIRNVHVRNADHGITINKGRQISIINIFLDSYPLRGGGGGAIGHMGINLSDTNHCLIHNVETTGLWIHDMVSTGGMKKVVWSRISGYDLKLDHHSMGGMHDLYTEIDHGKGSRPFSSSKLETYWGLSSRRPIPYARVKGPEKDPKRNVVVGMRTDDPSETGEEHLWETLDPAKLHPRNIYIAQLQKKGKPLPDYPMPERPYASGEPRVFFPVDDADVTQGSDRNSGGSRQLAISSSKGEHKSSAYVKFDLKACGIERAERAVLKIFGGKPPHQKGKSPAKGQPMRLHAHAVDDDSWNEYAIHANNAPASEAALAKCALGFGEWHELDITDFVNRQLAGDDVISLRLTGDPEVDGKAAFNSSDSGDPPHLVITPEVRDVD; this comes from the coding sequence ATGATCCCCGACGTCTACCGGCTCGCAGCCATCACGCTGGTTGCAGGCCTCACCCTCTTGGCGCCCGCCGCAGCAGGTGCCGAGCCGGAGTATTCCAAGCTCTGGGGCAAGGACGGCGAACTGTGGAAGCCGGACGGCACCCACACCAAGTTGTTGGATTTCACCGATGTCGGCTACATGCAGGGCGACGTCAGGATCCCCGATTGGCCGGTGGGAGTGGACATCCGGGATTTCGGCGCGGTGGGAGACGGGGAGCATGACGACACCCAGGCCTTCGTCGATGCCATCGACGCGTGCCCGCCGAAGACGGCGGTGTTCATCCCCGAGGGCCGCTACATGATCACCCGGCAGATCGTCATCGAGAAGGACCACATCGTCCTGCGCGGCGAGGACATGTATGGATCGGTCCTGTGGTTCCCGAAGTATCTCACCGAAATCTACAAGTTCGAGGAGGGCTACCTGCCGGAGAAACTGATGGCCGTGGCTTATGACGAGAACGGGAAGTCCTACCTCGGTCGCTCGCTCTACGAGGAGTTCCCCGCGCACGACAAGGACGGCACGCCCGTGAAACTGCCGAAGCCGCTGACGAGGCTGGCTCGCGGCGGTCATCCGAAGAACAGCGGCTTCATCCGGATGCAGGGTGGAACCCACAAATGCATCGAGAACCTGTCGTTCGAATTCAGGGATCAGAAGAAGGGCGACCACTGGGAGTTCGTCGGCGCGGACCCGGTCAAGTATTTCGGCGTCACCGACGCTTGGATCCGCAACGTCCATGTCAGGAACGCCGACCACGGCATCACGATCAACAAGGGACGGCAGATCTCCATCATCAACATCTTCCTCGATTCCTATCCCCTGCGAGGCGGCGGAGGTGGAGCGATCGGGCATATGGGCATCAATCTATCCGACACGAACCACTGCCTGATTCACAACGTCGAAACGACCGGCCTGTGGATCCATGACATGGTCAGCACCGGCGGGATGAAGAAGGTCGTCTGGTCACGCATCTCCGGATACGACCTCAAGCTCGACCATCACAGCATGGGTGGAATGCACGACCTCTACACCGAGATCGATCATGGCAAGGGCTCGCGTCCATTCAGTTCCTCCAAGCTGGAAACCTACTGGGGCCTGAGCTCACGCAGGCCGATCCCCTACGCCCGGGTGAAAGGCCCGGAGAAGGATCCGAAGCGGAATGTCGTCGTCGGCATGCGAACCGATGACCCCTCCGAAACCGGGGAGGAGCACTTGTGGGAAACCCTCGACCCGGCGAAGCTCCATCCGAGAAACATCTACATCGCCCAGCTGCAGAAGAAGGGGAAGCCGCTCCCCGACTATCCGATGCCAGAAAGACCGTACGCCTCCGGTGAGCCGCGGGTGTTCTTTCCCGTGGACGACGCCGACGTGACCCAGGGATCGGACAGGAATTCGGGAGGCAGCCGCCAGCTTGCCATCTCTTCATCCAAGGGGGAGCATAAGAGCTCGGCTTACGTGAAGTTCGACCTGAAAGCCTGCGGGATCGAGCGAGCCGAGCGGGCGGTGCTCAAGATCTTCGGCGGGAAACCGCCCCATCAGAAAGGCAAGTCACCCGCAAAGGGTCAGCCCATGCGACTCCACGCCCATGCGGTGGACGACGACTCTTGGAACGAATACGCGATCCACGCCAACAACGCGCCCGCATCCGAAGCGGCATTGGCCAAGTGCGCCCTGGGTTTCGGCGAATGGCATGAGCTCGACATCACCGACTTCGTCAACCGGCAGCTTGCGGGCGACGATGTCATTTCCCTGCGTCTCACCGGCGATCCCGAAGTCGACGGGAAAGCGGCCTTCAACAGTTCCGATTCCGGCGACCCTCCCCACCTGGTCATCACGCCCGAGGTGAGGGACGTTGATTAA
- a CDS encoding pitrilysin family protein, giving the protein MKRLRGLVAGVLALLPMLPSLGEVATPSVGRSVEKLGNGLTVVTIPRDQLPLTTFALFLGRGSAGDPAAHPGLAEFALSLAWMGHGSLDEHDVLRAIGEVGGDLHTSVATEYSTVSLSSFASKAPEALDLMIGALTKSTYEREVIARELKNREADIAWEKDDPGSLARDAFVRAVLGEHPYGRAMRRGKPEDLAGIGRDELSSAVAALLRPEEAVLFIVGPKDERLLEQVRAKFGAWSASPDATPAIEDPVYRKPLSFEKVERPEMDQIRLQFGAMGPAAGVSDRAAHLVFAQMMASGFTSVLTDELRVNRGLVYGISFEQAWLDHPSPFSLATSTRAEKAEEVLQVCFDKLREVRAGKVDDERLTAARNTLQVGIAEATATGFGLAEAEYLGYRRSGDFDAWRKLLEEIRGVSAESVVAAAQHYDPAGFKVILVGEKPKIEAFDAAGLEKSLRR; this is encoded by the coding sequence ATGAAACGGCTTCGAGGCCTCGTCGCGGGGGTTCTTGCCCTGCTGCCGATGCTGCCCAGCCTTGGCGAGGTCGCGACGCCGTCGGTGGGTCGCAGCGTCGAGAAGCTCGGCAATGGATTGACCGTGGTCACGATCCCGCGCGACCAACTTCCGCTCACCACCTTCGCGTTGTTTCTGGGGAGGGGAAGTGCCGGCGATCCGGCCGCCCACCCGGGCTTGGCGGAGTTCGCGCTGTCGCTCGCATGGATGGGTCACGGGAGTCTCGATGAGCATGACGTGCTGCGCGCGATCGGCGAGGTCGGAGGCGATCTCCACACCTCCGTGGCGACCGAGTATTCGACGGTGAGCTTGTCCAGCTTTGCCAGCAAGGCGCCCGAGGCGCTGGATCTCATGATCGGGGCGCTGACGAAATCGACGTACGAACGGGAAGTGATCGCTCGCGAATTGAAGAATCGCGAGGCGGACATCGCGTGGGAGAAGGACGATCCCGGGTCGCTGGCTCGCGATGCGTTCGTGCGGGCGGTGCTGGGCGAGCACCCCTACGGCCGGGCGATGCGCCGCGGGAAGCCGGAGGATCTCGCCGGCATCGGCCGGGACGAGCTCAGTTCCGCCGTGGCCGCGCTGCTGCGGCCGGAGGAGGCCGTGCTTTTCATCGTGGGCCCGAAGGATGAGCGTCTGCTGGAACAGGTCCGGGCGAAGTTCGGGGCCTGGAGCGCGTCGCCCGATGCGACCCCGGCGATCGAGGATCCGGTTTACCGCAAGCCGCTTTCCTTTGAGAAGGTCGAGCGTCCCGAGATGGACCAGATCCGTCTCCAGTTCGGCGCGATGGGTCCCGCGGCCGGCGTGTCCGATCGCGCGGCGCATCTGGTGTTTGCGCAGATGATGGCGTCCGGTTTCACGAGTGTACTCACCGACGAACTTCGGGTGAACCGGGGTCTCGTGTATGGGATCTCGTTCGAGCAGGCTTGGCTGGATCACCCGTCTCCCTTTTCGCTTGCGACCTCCACCCGCGCCGAGAAGGCGGAGGAAGTGCTGCAGGTGTGTTTCGACAAGCTGCGCGAGGTGCGGGCCGGCAAGGTCGATGACGAGCGTCTCACGGCGGCCCGCAACACCCTGCAGGTGGGGATCGCGGAGGCGACCGCCACGGGGTTCGGCTTGGCCGAGGCCGAGTATCTCGGATACCGACGAAGCGGGGATTTCGATGCGTGGCGGAAGCTGCTCGAAGAGATCCGCGGGGTGTCGGCGGAGTCGGTGGTGGCCGCGGCGCAGCACTACGATCCCGCCGGCTTCAAGGTCATCCTGGTGGGAGAGAAGCCGAAGATTGAGGCATTCGACGCGGCCGGGCTGGAGAAGTCCTTGCGGCGGTAG
- a CDS encoding AMP-binding protein has product MNEPTLQEALIRTCRRQSDQRAFADSSGAEVTFGAALAKAIFLTGRLAPVWSGQDKVGILVPPSVGGALVNWAALLMGKVPVNLNYTLSPEGIASCIEQCGITDVVVSGKLMDRLKLELPVRVHRLEELVAGPRLGEKLRAGLLAKLTSVSGLLGRLGGAEAGPDDLATVIFSSGSTGQPKGVMLTHANVITNVEQVGEVYSFVPSDRMLGVLPFFHSFGFMATIAGPAVAGFACAYHFNPMESKVIGPLAAKHGVTIMIATPTFLQFYLRGLEPVQLAKLRLVVVGAEKLPVRVADAFEKKFGVRPFEAYGCTECSPGVALNGPGASREGSIGRVIRDIEARIVNPANGEDLPDGEAGLLTVRGPNVMRGYLGMQEKTDEVLKDGWYDTGDIVRRDEDGFLWIEGRLSRFSKIGGEMVPHGNVEETLNDLAGGGDRVFLVVGAPDDQKGERLVVLHTASDDLLREVLEKLADSPLPNLWKPKAGNFVRVDEIPLLGSGKVDLKAAQAMVGAA; this is encoded by the coding sequence ATGAATGAGCCCACCCTTCAGGAGGCCTTGATCCGGACTTGCCGCCGGCAGAGCGATCAACGGGCGTTCGCCGACTCGAGCGGAGCGGAGGTGACGTTCGGCGCGGCCTTGGCGAAGGCGATATTCCTGACCGGGAGGCTGGCGCCCGTCTGGAGCGGGCAGGACAAGGTGGGGATCCTCGTCCCGCCATCGGTCGGCGGCGCGTTGGTCAACTGGGCGGCCCTGCTGATGGGGAAGGTCCCGGTTAATCTCAACTACACGCTTTCGCCCGAGGGCATCGCCTCCTGCATCGAACAGTGTGGCATCACCGATGTCGTTGTTTCCGGCAAGCTCATGGACCGGCTCAAGCTCGAGCTTCCCGTCCGGGTGCACCGGCTCGAGGAGCTGGTCGCCGGACCGCGGCTTGGGGAAAAGCTGCGGGCGGGATTGCTGGCGAAGCTCACATCAGTGAGTGGACTGCTCGGGCGGCTGGGAGGAGCCGAAGCGGGGCCGGACGATCTCGCGACGGTCATCTTCAGCAGCGGAAGCACAGGACAACCGAAGGGCGTCATGCTCACCCACGCCAACGTCATCACCAACGTCGAGCAGGTCGGCGAAGTCTATTCCTTCGTCCCGTCCGACCGGATGCTCGGCGTGCTGCCCTTCTTCCACTCTTTCGGCTTCATGGCGACGATCGCCGGTCCGGCGGTGGCCGGCTTTGCCTGCGCCTATCATTTCAACCCGATGGAATCGAAGGTCATCGGCCCGCTCGCGGCGAAGCATGGCGTGACCATCATGATCGCCACGCCGACCTTCCTGCAGTTCTACCTGCGGGGTCTCGAGCCCGTGCAACTCGCCAAACTGCGATTGGTGGTCGTGGGTGCGGAGAAGCTTCCGGTGCGGGTGGCCGACGCCTTCGAGAAGAAGTTCGGCGTCCGCCCCTTCGAGGCTTACGGCTGCACCGAATGCTCGCCGGGCGTCGCGCTCAACGGCCCCGGCGCCAGCCGCGAGGGATCGATCGGACGGGTGATCCGCGACATCGAGGCGAGGATCGTGAATCCGGCGAACGGCGAGGACCTGCCCGACGGCGAGGCCGGCCTGCTGACGGTTCGCGGCCCGAACGTGATGCGCGGCTACCTCGGCATGCAGGAGAAGACGGACGAGGTGCTCAAGGACGGCTGGTACGACACCGGCGACATCGTGCGCCGCGACGAAGACGGCTTCCTGTGGATCGAGGGCCGGCTGAGCCGCTTCAGCAAGATCGGCGGCGAGATGGTGCCCCACGGCAACGTCGAGGAAACCCTCAACGATCTTGCCGGCGGCGGTGACCGCGTTTTTCTCGTGGTCGGCGCTCCCGACGACCAGAAGGGCGAGCGTCTGGTGGTCCTGCACACCGCAAGTGATGACCTGCTCAGGGAGGTGCTGGAAAAGCTAGCGGACTCTCCCCTTCCCAATCTCTGGAAGCCGAAGGCGGGGAACTTCGTCCGGGTCGACGAGATCCCGCTCCTCGGCTCCGGAAAGGTCGACCTCAAGGCGGCGCAGGCGATGGTCGGGGCGGCCTAG
- a CDS encoding H-type lectin domain-containing protein, whose protein sequence is MNLTPWNILSAHVAADVTSDDWNLAEPPDEPDSPRSYWIDVAFATAFSAPPVVHLGLTGFDSDQRDSTRISIRPVEITASGFRVEVSTWSVTRLYGVEVSWLAIGP, encoded by the coding sequence ATGAACCTCACGCCCTGGAACATCCTCTCCGCCCATGTCGCCGCCGATGTGACGAGTGACGACTGGAACCTCGCGGAGCCCCCGGACGAGCCGGACTCCCCGCGCTCGTACTGGATCGATGTCGCCTTCGCCACGGCGTTCTCCGCGCCGCCGGTCGTCCACCTCGGGCTCACCGGCTTCGATAGCGACCAGCGGGACAGCACGCGGATTTCGATCCGGCCGGTGGAGATCACCGCATCCGGGTTTCGGGTGGAAGTCTCCACCTGGTCGGTCACCCGGCTCTACGGGGTCGAGGTTTCCTGGCTGGCGATCGGGCCATAA
- a CDS encoding sulfatase family protein, which produces MNHPTISAVLCALAVLASFATSASAESRKPNVIILFIDDLGYGDLACFGNTFTPTPHMDSLAGEGAILTMSYVTNPPCSPSRSCLMTGMYAQRFHKFGMARGLPIPDDHPTLAEFMRDAGYVTGQIGKWDLGGPGQGPHQRGFMEVARWGNAAQGYFVEKPDGSKLYRTEMDGDHMVEFVERNKDKPFFLYFSPLAIHSPLKGTPKRYQNRIKSGNKAYGGAVAAVDDQIGKLLAVLRKHDLEKNTLILLTGDNGAGSGGSSAPYTGGKHAGTSKEGWVHTPAVAWWPGTIPAGQKFGGLTCTLDYYTTAASVAGKQAPEKCDGKNLIPYLTGKRQGDVHEYVYWYNADPKDSPHRHLSAVRWKQWRLHWDKRDKAWKLYDLHADPREENDLAAKHPEVLKQLKAKHEAFVATLPSLDTIPAYKSQWSKPPDGFGWLIGDGNAD; this is translated from the coding sequence ATGAACCACCCCACCATCTCTGCCGTGCTCTGCGCCCTTGCGGTGCTTGCCTCATTTGCCACATCCGCATCCGCCGAGAGCAGGAAACCCAACGTCATCATCCTCTTCATCGATGATCTCGGCTACGGGGACCTTGCCTGCTTTGGCAACACGTTCACGCCCACGCCGCACATGGACTCGCTGGCCGGAGAGGGAGCCATCCTCACCATGAGCTACGTCACCAATCCGCCCTGCTCGCCCAGCCGGTCGTGCCTCATGACCGGCATGTATGCCCAGCGCTTCCACAAGTTCGGCATGGCGCGCGGCCTGCCGATTCCCGATGACCACCCGACCCTTGCCGAGTTCATGCGCGATGCCGGATACGTGACCGGTCAAATCGGCAAGTGGGATCTCGGCGGGCCGGGGCAGGGGCCACATCAGCGCGGTTTCATGGAAGTCGCCAGATGGGGCAACGCGGCTCAGGGATACTTCGTGGAGAAGCCCGACGGCAGCAAACTGTATCGGACCGAGATGGACGGTGACCACATGGTGGAGTTCGTCGAGCGCAACAAGGACAAGCCCTTCTTTCTCTACTTCTCGCCGCTCGCCATCCACTCCCCGCTCAAAGGGACGCCGAAGCGCTACCAGAATCGCATCAAGAGTGGCAACAAGGCCTATGGTGGAGCCGTGGCCGCAGTGGATGACCAGATCGGCAAGCTGCTTGCGGTGCTCAGGAAACACGACCTTGAGAAGAACACCCTCATCCTGCTGACCGGAGACAACGGGGCGGGAAGCGGTGGCTCATCCGCGCCGTACACCGGCGGCAAACACGCCGGCACCTCCAAGGAGGGTTGGGTCCACACCCCCGCGGTCGCCTGGTGGCCGGGAACCATTCCTGCCGGCCAGAAGTTCGGAGGCCTCACCTGCACCCTCGATTACTACACAACCGCGGCTTCCGTGGCCGGCAAGCAGGCGCCGGAGAAATGCGACGGCAAGAACCTCATTCCCTATCTCACGGGCAAGCGGCAGGGCGACGTTCACGAGTATGTCTATTGGTACAATGCCGACCCCAAGGACAGCCCCCATCGCCATCTCTCGGCGGTGCGCTGGAAGCAATGGCGCCTGCATTGGGACAAGAGGGACAAGGCGTGGAAGCTTTACGATCTCCATGCGGACCCCCGCGAGGAGAATGACCTCGCGGCCAAGCATCCCGAGGTCCTCAAGCAACTCAAGGCCAAGCACGAAGCCTTCGTGGCCACACTGCCTTCGCTCGACACCATCCCCGCCTACAAGAGCCAATGGTCGAAGCCGCCGGATGGCTTCGGATGGTTGATCGGTGACGGAAATGCCGACTAG